A region from the Corticium candelabrum chromosome 14, ooCorCand1.1, whole genome shotgun sequence genome encodes:
- the LOC134189805 gene encoding fumarate hydratase, mitochondrial-like, protein MSFRFGSFKHCNTMRTFSSVFSMLVLARAVDIPYVGLVHKRVALQSSLMQTCWLSRLGVLRTMTSRALSVRVEHDSFGAIDVPSDKYYGANTARSLKNFAIGGPTERMPIPIIHAFGYLKRAAADVNVEFGLDRGKAEAIMKAADEVSSGKLDDHFPLVIWQTGSGTQTNMNVNEVISNRAIEMLGGTLGSKEPVHPNDHVNKSQSSNDTFPTAMHIAVAREIDSCLIPGLSALRKALAVKLEQFKDIVKIGRTHLMDATPLTVGQEFSGYVAQMDGSIDRIRSTLPRLYQLAIGGTAVGTGLNTRIGFAEKMASKVAEITGLPFTSAPNKFEALASHDTLVEVHGALNATACSLMKIANDIRLLGSGPRCGIGELHLPENEPGSSIMPGKVNPTQCEAVTMVAAQVMGNHVAVTVGGSNGHFELNVFKPLIVSNVLRSVRLLGDSAVSFTNNCVIGIEANTKRIEQLLNESLMLVTALNPHVGYDKATKIAKQAHADGITLRESARLHGLTDEQFDQWVRPQDMLGPK, encoded by the exons ATGTCATTCAGATTTGGATCATTCAAACACTGCAACACCATGCGAACTTTCTCATCTGTATTTTCCATGTTGGTGTTAGCGCGCGCTGTAGACATCCCGTATGTCGGCTTAGTACACAAACGAGTCGCCCTTCAGTCGTCTCTAATGCAAACCTGCTGGCTGTCTAGACTTGGTGTTTTGAGAACAATG ACGTCTCGTGCGTTGAGCGTTCGTGTGGAACACGACAGCTTTGGAGCTATTGACGTGCCCAGCGACAAATACTATGGAGCAAACACAGCTCGATCACTGAAGAACTTCGCTATTGGTGGTCCTACAGAGCGGATGCCG ATTCCGATTATTCACGCATTTGGGTATTTGAAACGAGCAGCTGCTGATGTGAACGTTGAGTTTGGTTTGGATAGAGGCAAAGCTGAAGCTATCATGAAAGCAGCTGATGAG GTGAGCTCTGGCAAACTTGATGACCATTTCCCTCTTGTCATCTGGCAAACTGGGTCGGGAACTCAGACAAACATGAATGTAAATGAAGTGATCAGCAATAGAGCCATTGAAATGTTGGGTGGCACACTAGGGAGTAAAGAGCCAGTACATCCAAACGATCATGTGAATAAGAGCCAAAGTTCTAACGACACTTTTCCAACTGCCATGCATATTGCCGTTGCAAGAGAAATAGACAGTTGTTTGATACCTGGATTATCGGCACTCAGGAAAGCACTTGCAGTGAAATTGGAGCAATTTAAAGACATTGTGAAGATTGGACGAACGCATCTTATG GATGCGACTCCACTGACAGTAGGACAGGAATTTAGCGGTTATGTGGCACAAATGGACGGTTCCATTGATCGAATTCGGTCGACTCTGCCACGCCTCTATCAACTTGCCATTGGTGGAACTGCTGTCGGCACCGGTCTGAACACTCGTATCGGATTTGCTGAAAAGATGGCTTCCAAAGTAGCCGAAATCACAGGCTTACCTTTTACTAGTGCTCCAAACAAATTCGAGGCTTTGGCCAGTCACGACACGTTAGTAGAAGTTCACGGAGCTCTCAATGCAACGGCCTGTAGTCTAATGAAGATTGCGAACGACATACGTTTGCTAGGATCGGGACCAAGGTGTGGAATCGGAGAACTGCATTTGCCAGAGAATGAGCCGGGAAGCAGCATCATGCCGGGAAAGGTAAACCCAACTCAGTGTGAGGCTGTCACCATGGTGGCTGCTCAAGTGATGGGTAATCATGTGGCTGTGACTGTTGGAGGGAGCAACGGGCATTTTGAGTTGAACGTATTCAAGCCGTTAATTGTTTCAAACGTGTTACGCTCTGTAAGGCTACTTGGAGATTCGGCCGTTTCCTTTACAAATAATTGCGTCATCGGCATCGAGGCGAACACTAAAAGGATTGAACAATTACTGAATGAGTCACTCATGTTGGTGACAGCTCTCAATCCTCATGTGGGATACGACAAGGCTACAAAGATTGCCAAACAGGCTCATGCCGATGGAATCACGCTGCGTGAATCTGCTCGGTTGCATGGACTGACTGATGAACAGTTTGATCAATGGGTCAGACCTCAGGATATGCTTGGCCCAAAGTAG